Proteins encoded within one genomic window of Legionella sp. PC997:
- a CDS encoding PRC-barrel domain-containing protein, producing the protein MANSNVRSGEVVGVAVKNNALEDLGEVAEMVIDKLSGKVTYLVLDFGGFMNFGNKYFAIPWNAFTYNPDEDCFILNIDKERLENSPGFDKDHWPDFSPEMNRTISDYYGL; encoded by the coding sequence ATGGCTAATTCAAATGTTCGTTCTGGAGAGGTTGTAGGTGTTGCAGTTAAAAACAACGCACTGGAAGATTTAGGAGAAGTCGCTGAAATGGTAATTGATAAGCTTTCTGGAAAAGTTACTTATCTAGTTCTTGATTTTGGAGGCTTCATGAATTTTGGTAATAAATATTTCGCAATTCCATGGAATGCTTTTACTTATAATCCTGATGAAGATTGTTTTATTTTAAATATAGATAAAGAACGATTGGAAAATTCCCCAGGTTTTGATAAAGATCATTGGCCTGATTTTTCCCCAGAAATGAATAGAACAATTTCAGATTATTATGGTTTGTAA
- a CDS encoding serine/threonine protein kinase, giving the protein MDHENQTPYAQLDPNAILDAIESTGFICTGSLIALNSYENRVYQIGLENAEPLIAKFYRPNRWSSAAILEEHQFSLELAQHEIPIIAPLMIKDQTLHHHHEFRFALFPRRGGHALELDNSEQLEWMGRFLGRLHRVGACQTFKHRIQLDVQNYGHDPYNFLIDQNFIPDYLVTNFCNTVERVIHKIKQVFEAIGNVSSLRLHGDCHAGNVLWSESGPHIVDLDDCLMGPAIQDIWMLLSGETDQMNLQLDKILQGYCEFHDFKPHERHLIEPLRTLRMLHYSGWLAKRWNDPAFPVSFPWFNTPVYWQNLLVNLIEQEELLDQIEPLV; this is encoded by the coding sequence TTGGATCACGAGAATCAAACACCATACGCGCAGCTGGATCCAAATGCCATTTTGGATGCAATTGAAAGCACAGGTTTTATTTGCACAGGCAGCCTGATTGCACTGAATAGCTATGAAAACCGAGTTTACCAAATCGGATTAGAAAATGCTGAGCCCCTCATTGCTAAGTTTTATAGGCCTAATCGTTGGAGTTCTGCAGCTATTTTAGAAGAACATCAGTTTTCTCTTGAATTAGCACAACATGAAATTCCCATTATTGCCCCCCTTATGATAAAGGATCAAACCCTGCACCATCATCATGAATTTCGATTCGCACTCTTTCCTAGACGCGGAGGTCACGCACTTGAGCTAGATAATAGTGAGCAGCTGGAATGGATGGGCCGTTTTTTAGGTCGCTTACACCGGGTAGGTGCCTGCCAAACATTCAAACACCGCATTCAATTAGATGTGCAAAATTATGGGCATGATCCTTACAACTTTCTTATTGACCAAAATTTTATCCCAGATTATTTAGTCACCAATTTTTGCAACACTGTAGAAAGGGTAATCCACAAAATTAAACAGGTTTTTGAAGCCATTGGAAATGTTTCTTCACTACGCTTACACGGTGATTGCCATGCGGGAAATGTGTTATGGAGTGAATCAGGTCCTCATATCGTTGATTTAGATGATTGCCTGATGGGACCGGCGATACAGGATATTTGGATGTTGCTTTCTGGTGAAACGGATCAAATGAATTTACAATTGGACAAGATTTTACAAGGTTATTGTGAATTTCATGATTTTAAGCCGCATGAACGTCATTTAATCGAACCTTTACGTACGCTGCGTATGTTGCATTATTCAGGATGGCTTGCAAAACGCTGGAACGACCCAGCTTTTCCGGTAAGTTTCCCATGGTTTAACACGCCTGTATATTGGCAAAATCTGTTGGTGAACCTTATCGAACAGGAAGAATTACTAGACCAGATCGAACCCTTAGTTTGA
- a CDS encoding TolC family protein encodes MNRLFTPTGFKYQLIVGFICLALSAVSAASEQNKLTLDKVLQSVSYYYPKIKIARLEITKAQGEHLSALGRFDPSLDATTRSQPLGGYINNYGDSQLTVPTFYNGVKLFAGYRNGNGNWPIYYQNYLTNSGGEYRAGLSFPLLRDRAIDKERTNLLTTAESIEMKKHDSEAIKIQIYQETIKAYWQWVEAGLQLKTFRQLLKLARKRQVAIEQQANQGDLPKLAIIENMQQIIQREQLLNQGMMIFEQAGINLSLYYRDEKGNPKIPLEKSLPSHILMQPGQLAQGLSQLARHPSLKRLQNYSRIIKLKRDLAQNELLPNLDATAYTFKQNGSGGYPELIPQAAFMGVSFKFPVLQREAKGRLIRTQSELEQIRAERRFTYEQLKNQLTNLYIGIRRIHKQVDYLKKEYHLALKVQQGESQKFYEGDSTLFLVNQREQLTTQVQLNWINAQVQQEELKDLVRFFSSTEVEK; translated from the coding sequence ATGAATCGATTGTTTACTCCTACCGGATTTAAATATCAGCTCATTGTAGGTTTTATTTGTTTAGCCCTTTCGGCTGTCAGTGCGGCAAGCGAACAAAATAAATTAACCCTGGATAAAGTGCTCCAGAGTGTTTCTTATTATTATCCAAAAATTAAAATAGCACGGCTGGAAATTACCAAGGCTCAAGGCGAGCATTTGAGTGCGTTGGGAAGGTTTGATCCCTCTCTCGATGCAACCACTCGATCACAACCCCTTGGTGGCTATATTAACAATTACGGAGATAGCCAGCTTACTGTTCCTACCTTCTATAACGGAGTCAAATTATTTGCAGGTTATAGAAATGGGAATGGGAACTGGCCCATTTATTATCAAAACTACTTAACGAATTCAGGAGGGGAGTATCGAGCTGGACTTTCATTTCCTTTACTCCGTGACCGAGCAATTGATAAGGAACGAACCAATTTATTAACTACCGCTGAGTCAATTGAAATGAAAAAGCACGACTCGGAGGCGATTAAAATTCAAATATACCAAGAAACAATTAAAGCGTATTGGCAATGGGTAGAAGCAGGATTGCAATTAAAAACCTTTAGACAGTTATTGAAATTAGCTCGAAAGCGACAGGTCGCAATCGAACAACAAGCAAATCAAGGTGATCTGCCTAAACTGGCAATCATTGAAAATATGCAACAAATAATCCAGAGAGAGCAATTACTTAACCAGGGAATGATGATATTTGAACAGGCCGGAATTAATTTATCTTTGTATTATAGAGATGAAAAAGGAAATCCTAAAATTCCTTTGGAAAAGAGTCTTCCTTCGCATATTTTGATGCAGCCAGGTCAATTAGCACAAGGGTTATCTCAGTTAGCCCGCCATCCTTCATTAAAAAGGCTACAAAATTACTCAAGAATAATTAAGCTTAAGCGTGACTTAGCGCAAAATGAGCTACTTCCCAATTTGGATGCTACTGCATATACATTTAAGCAAAACGGCAGTGGAGGATATCCTGAATTAATTCCACAGGCAGCTTTTATGGGAGTTTCTTTCAAATTTCCTGTATTACAACGAGAAGCCAAAGGCAGATTAATTCGCACCCAAAGTGAATTGGAGCAAATAAGAGCCGAGAGAAGGTTTACGTATGAGCAGCTTAAAAATCAACTGACCAATCTTTACATTGGGATAAGAAGAATCCATAAACAAGTAGATTATTTAAAAAAAGAGTATCATTTGGCACTAAAGGTTCAACAAGGAGAGTCACAAAAATTCTATGAAGGGGACAGTACTTTGTTCCTAGTGAATCAGCGAGAACAGCTAACCACCCAGGTGCAACTGAATTGGATAAATGCTCAGGTACAACAGGAGGAGTTAAAAGATTTGGTGCGTTTCTTTTCCTCAACGGAAGTGGAAAAGTAA